The Culex pipiens pallens isolate TS chromosome 2, TS_CPP_V2, whole genome shotgun sequence DNA window ATATACGTCAGCATTAGACCTTAGTTCAACAAAACTGGACAAATCAGGAGCAGTGCTGGAGAGAATTCCTAATGTCGCTTTTGTTAAACAACATCTAAAAATGGCCACGTATgtcgatctggacaagctgaaAGAGGAAATGAAATTTGCACAAAACATGACTGTCATGACGAAGGATGCTTGTGACAAAATGTTGGCtgttaatatatcaaaaaactgTGAGTATGAGTTGTCATCTTTAGTGAGTACATGGGATAGTGTATCTCATTCAATTAGTATTTTTAACAATAAAGATAAACGTTCTGCTCCTTGGTTGGGTGTTGTCGGTAAAATAGCAAAAACTATTATCGGAACTCTTGATGCTGATGATGGACTGTTTTACGAGGAACAGTTTGCGAAAGTAAAAAGCAATGAGGATCTTTTATTAAAGCGTATCAATAAACATACAATAATCTTAGATTCCATTTTTGATTTGTTAAATAAAACTAATACGCCAAcctctgattttttcaaaaattttaatagtaagcttgaccattttgaaaaatcattttctgaatttcaaacaaatgttaaaaatgagttaAAGAGAATTAGCGCAGAACTCGTATTCAGAGATTGTTATGCAATTACAGAATCTGTTGTTTTAGCATTAAAGTCAAAAGTAGATCTTTTAGTTACACTTCTTGGAGGAGATAAAGATcatttaaatccatttttattttcaccgAGTATTTTATATAATAAACTAAGTGAAGCAAATACCTTTATTCCAAAAAGTTCTAAACTGCCATTGCCAGTAAGTTGGGCACACATTTTTGAATACTACAGAATTTCGACAGGATCTCAACATAGATTCGggtcttatttaatttttacagcAAATATTCCATTGGTACATAGCGAGTCTTTCAACGTGTTTAAATTAACTCCTGTCCCGGTTAGAATTGAAAAcaacaaatattcaatttttaaatttgacaatGATATTTTGATCGCGGACAATGACATGAAAAAATTTTCAATGATGGACAcggaacattttgaacattgccAGCATGCTGAGAATTTAACTTTATGCCCACATATATTTATTATGAAAAGTAGTCCCTCTTGTGAAACGGAgatcttgaaattttcaaataatatcgaaaaaaattgcagaagaTCCATTATTCAAATTGACAActtattatttataaaattattcaaaacaaattcaTGGGTTGTTGTTAATCCACAATCGGAAGTTGCGCATTTGAACTGCTTAGATTCCAGCAAACCAGTCCAGTTACGGGATTCTTCTATCATTGAAATAAAAGCCAACTGTAAATTAATTTCAGAGCATATTAATTTATACCCTGCTCAAATGATAGAATCCAatataacaatttattttaattggaatcttaatttttccaaaattaatttcaatttttcttctgattttaacattgattcaattgaatttccaaaaattaatgTGCCAATTATTAACATGAAAGATGCTAAAACATTAGCAAATCTTGGTAAAGATAtcgaagttttaaaaaaagagaaaatcgaattacaaaatctaaataaacaaaacactAGCGATTTTATTATTCAGACTTCTAGCATTTTGTTAATATTTGCCATCTTTGGCTATATAATTTATGATAAATGCATAAGAAAAAATAAGACAATTAATATCAATACAATAGAGATGCAAAAAGAAGAAATACAAGAGAAAACATTGGTACcgtttagaagaaaaaaatagatgaaaaaaaaattatttcttgcaaaaagaaaattacataaatatattagttaaataatattaaaaagttttaaattttttagacaaagcgcactttaaaaaatttgaaacttgAAAATATTAAGGTATATTAAGTAATggaatcaaattgaaaaaagttgcacTCATGatgaattcaattaaaaaaaaaaaaaaaacacggttaTGAATTAAATATAAGAAAAAGATCATTTGGATAAAATAAATAGAATCTGTAAAAAATTGAGATTAACAAAGAAGACAATTATTTCGGCTAgatcaataaaaatgtttgtaaaatgtatactcaaaatgattgaaaaatttgtattcaaTAAAACTAGTAATACtattctcaaaacaaaaaaaaaatgtaattaacaCTTATTGTTAAATAAACATTAGTATCAATGAGAAAAAAGAAGgaagaagaaaattttcaacaaattgagATCAATGTTCATCAACGTGGTTTACAAGatatatgattttaaaatacatttattacatatttgttacatttattacagacaataataaaattatgatattatatttttaaacaatatttattttaataaaagtaCAAGTTAGTTTATAATCATTAATGATTagacaaaagcacacaaaaggAAAAACA harbors:
- the LOC120423727 gene encoding uncharacterized protein LOC120423727, with product MWILLLLVGYTSALDLSSTKLDKSGAVLERIPNVAFVKQHLKMATYVDLDKLKEEMKFAQNMTVMTKDACDKMLAVNISKNCEYELSSLVSTWDSVSHSISIFNNKDKRSAPWLGVVGKIAKTIIGTLDADDGLFYEEQFAKVKSNEDLLLKRINKHTIILDSIFDLLNKTNTPTSDFFKNFNSKLDHFEKSFSEFQTNVKNELKRISAELVFRDCYAITESVVLALKSKVDLLVTLLGGDKDHLNPFLFSPSILYNKLSEANTFIPKSSKLPLPVSWAHIFEYYRISTGSQHRFGSYLIFTANIPLVHSESFNVFKLTPVPVRIENNKYSIFKFDNDILIADNDMKKFSMMDTEHFEHCQHAENLTLCPHIFIMKSSPSCETEILKFSNNIEKNCRRSIIQIDNLLFIKLFKTNSWVVVNPQSEVAHLNCLDSSKPVQLRDSSIIEIKANCKLISEHINLYPAQMIESNITIYFNWNLNFSKINFNFSSDFNIDSIEFPKINVPIINMKDAKTLANLGKDIEVLKKEKIELQNLNKQNTSDFIIQTSSILLIFAIFGYIIYDKCIRKNKTININTIEMQKEEIQEKTLVPFRRKK